The following is a genomic window from Balneolaceae bacterium.
TCCCTGCGAAAGAGTTCCGCCGGTAACTTTCAAATAGGCTAAGTCACCCACATGCATTTCAGAAGATGACCTGAATACAAATCCACTCGGTTCTGAATCAAGTGAAATAGCAAAAGAATCCCCATTCTTCAGTTTCATTTCTGATTCCAGCGGAGATGGAGCAACATTTCCAAGAAAACCCAAAATACGACCGGTTCCCATATTTCTGGATGCACAAGCACAAAAAAGCGGGAAAATATCCCTGTTTTGGAGGCTCATCTGAAGTCCGTCCCGCATCTGGTATTCGTCTAATTCACCATTTTCAAAATATAGATCCAGTAATGTTTCATCATTTTCTGCGACAGCCTCAACCAATTCATTGTGAAGCAATTCTGCCTGGGCTTTTTGTGATTCCGGTATAGGCAACTTATCAGGCCGGCCTCCATCCTCGGGAAATTCGTACATAGTCATTTTCAACACATCAATAATGGCGTGAAAATCCTCTCCTTCGCTATAAGGATATTGAACAACTACCACACCACGGCCAAAATGTTCTTTGGCCATATCTACTGCTTTTTGAAAGTTGGATTTATCGCTGTCCAGTTTATTTACAACCAAAATAGAGGGCAAAGATCTTTTCTCAGCAGTTCTCCAGAATGCATCGGTTCCCACTTCCACGCCTGCATCCGAATTTAAAACAAAGATGGCAGAATCTGCCACATGAAGTGATTCAGATACTTGACCCCAAAAATCATTCGATCCAGGAGTGTCCATTACATTTATTTTTGTTCCCCTCCAATCCAGATGAAGCAGTGAACCATAAATTGACTTCTCTTTATCCTTCTCTATATCATGATAATCTGAAAGTGTATTTTTCTCCTGGATGCTGCCCCTTTTTCTGGATGTTCCAGATTCATAAATCATCGTTTCAGCGAGTGTTGTTTTTCCTGATCCCGAGTGCCCCAAAAGAGCAACATTTCTTATATTTTTTGGCTCGTATACTTTCATTATAACTCCAATTTTTCTTTTAATAACTGCTTGATAGCTCTTTGTCTTAACACCATCTTTAATGGATGAAAAAGAGTTCTCTTTTCAATATCTGTTCTTATAAAATTATACTTTATTTCAAACAGTGAATCAAAACGGTTTCTATAATTTAGCAGGCTTGATGATCAAATCAACATGAAAAAAATTCTACTTCTTCAAACAGGCGGCACCATTGCCATGCATTTCGACCAAAACGGGAACGAACTGGACCCTGATAAGTGGACTGATGTACTATATGGAGAGATGCCCGAACTCTCAAAAATTGCCGAAATCGATATTAAAAACATTTTTTTTGAAGACAGTTCCGATATCAACCGGTACCATTGGCAAACATTGTGCGAGGTGATTCATAAAAACTTTGATGATTACGACGGATTTGTGATTCTGCACGGAACCGATACGATGGCTTACACCGCATCTGCCCTCTCATTTGCACTACAGAATATTACAAAACCTGTAATCTTAACCGGAAGCCAGGTGCCTATGAGTAATATTCGAAGTGATGCACGCAGAAATCTTATTAATTCTATTGAACTCGCCACCTTAGGGATTCATGAAGTAGCCATCTGTTTCAACGATCACCTCTATCGTGGAAACCGGAGTACAAAGATGAGCATTGGTGATTTTGATGCATTTGCTTCTCCCAACTATCCACCGCTGGCCGAAATTGGAATTCGAATTGAGTTATCCGAAGGTTTGCTTGAAAATCATCCAAAACAGCGTCAATTTTTTCCCGCTTTTGATGATTCCGTCCAGGTACTAAAAATTTATCCAAACTTAAACCCTGCATATTTAAATGCACTCGATCTGAACTCCACAAAAGCCATTATCCTGGAAGCTTTTGGCAGTGGAAATATTCCGGGCAAAGGAGACTACAATTTGATCCCCTTTGTTGATAATTGTATCAAACAAAACTGCTATGTACTCATCAATTCGCAGGCTCCCTATGATTCTGTAGATTTAACACATTATGCCAGCGGAAAAGCACTTAAAAAAATAGGTGCAATGAGTTCGGGAGAGATGACGATGGAAGCCACACTAACGAAAACCATGAATCTGCTGGCGCGTAATCTTTCTGATTCCGAATTTATTGATACATTCCAACAATCAATCGCCGGTGAAAGGTTAAGAGTGACCTTGAAGCGTTCCCGATGCTTCGGGTTCCTTCAAGCGTCACGATCATTCTTAGTAAAGAACGCTTCAAGGACCTTCGGACGCTTGAAGGTTCAAAATTTTAAAACAATTTAGAACACATGTTTTTTGTATTTGATGTTGAAACGGTACCAGATTTTCCATTTATCAGATCCATCGTAAACGAACCAGATCTCGCAGAAGACGATCTTTTGATTCTTGCCAGTGAGGAGCTGGCGCGAAACGCTTCTGGTTTTTTACCGCCCATGTATCACAGAATGATATCCTGGGTGGGCCTTTGGGTTGAAAATGGCGGCAAGCCTGTACAAAAAATCGGCTGGCATGGAGATGATGAGAAAGAGGGACTAAACAAACTGTTTGATGCACTTCATACCTATAAAGATTTCGGTTTGATACATCATAATGGCCGCGGCTTCGATCTGCCATTAATCACTTACCGGGCAATGAAACATAATCTCCAGATGCCGGTCCGCCTGAATCACTACGATATTCGATATCGATTCAGCAAAGTAAATATTGATTTGATGGACGAATTCAGTAATTACGGTGCCAGTTCCTATCCCAAGCTCAAGCATCTCGGGCAACTGATAGGTGTGCCGTTCAAACAAACTGCCGAGGGAAATGAAGTTCTGAAGATGTACCGGGAAAACAAGCTCGAAGAGATTGAACACTACTGTTACGAAGATGTAATGGCTACCTATGTAGTTTGGCTTCAAATGAAATTTACAACCGGGGATATTTCCAAGGATGTATTTGATAATTTGAATGAAAGGGCTATCGGAAAATTAAAAGAGATACAGGGTAGGGATGAATAACCATTTAAAAAATTTTGCAATACGATTTTGTCCGGTTGTTTAATACGTACCGCTTGTAATCTCTTTCGGACGATTAGAGTGGATAACACGGTATTGAGAGTCTACTGAAAAACAACTGTCTGATGGATTCCTTAAAGTCCTCATTTACAATTTCATCATTTTGAATTATTTGAAAAACATCACTCAATACTCTGATAATAATTATTATGCAATATTTTGGATAATTATTGCGATAGCTTTTCTGTTGCGATTATCGATCAGTTTCTTCTCCGGCCTTCCCTGGTACTCCGTTGATTCCTACACCTATCTTGAGATGGCAAATGCTATTATAAATGGTGAACCAATTTTCCCGTTTTCCAAATGGTTTCCCGCTCCTTCTTGCAGGTTTAAAAACTTTGTTACCGGATCTTTGGATTCCAACTTCAGCAATATTAACAAATATATTTGCATCCACAGCTGTAGTTGGTTTGTGTATGGGTATTTCAAAAAGAATCACAAAAAATTCATTAGCAGTAATTTTTGTGGGATTGATAGTGGCTTTTTACCCAAATCAGCTTAATTATGTCAGGCAAATTTTAACGGAGCCGGTCACAACTTTCTTTCTTGTATTACACGCCTATCTTTTATTTAACAATAAATACTTTTCTTCAGCCATTTTTTTAGTAATTGCGGCACTGTTTCGGTCAACCCTCTTACCTTTGATACCGATCATGCTGATAATTCTATTTATAACTGAACGTACCTGGAATCCAAAAAGTCCTGCCTTTAAATTTTTTGGAGGAACAGCTTCAATAGGTCTGATTTATCTTCTTTTAGTTCTGTTCGATGTAGTGAAACCATCCAATAATCTTGGTGCAAATCTTCTAATTTCAATCAGTTCATACGGTGGGAATGTTGATTATACTCTGTCAGGGTTCACTTCCGAAGAGATGAAAGAACCCATTAAAACGTATCTGTCATTTGCAATCGATCATCCAGTTGAGTATCTCAAACAACGCTTATTGTCCTTGAATGAACTTTGGGGCTGGCCTTCAATGGGAGAACCCCCGAGAGGTATCGCAAGAAAACTATTGATCGCAATACGAATTCCATTCTTAATCGGTTCGGTTACTGCTTTATATCTGAATTTCAAAAAAACAGAGATATGGATGCTCTTCTCTCCAATTTTGGTTATCACTGTGATTCATGTTTTGTTTTTCTCAACAACCAGGTTTACACATGTGGTTGAACCATTTGCAGTAGTTTTGACTATGATATCTCTAAATAGCATCTACAATCGTTGGTTTAAAAAGTATTAAAGATCTAACCGCTTAAAAATCGGTTCCGGAATCAACCTGATTACAAGCATGATGAGTCGCCAAACGGGGTAGACATAGATTACATTTTTCTGTTTAATCACTCCCTTATAAATTGCTTTTCCTACTTGTTCAGGACTTGCGGTTAATATGTTTGGCAGATCTCTGCCAAAAGTCATTTTGGTCTTTACAAAGCCCGGTTTTATTGTAAGAACGTGTATATTTTTTTTGAAAAGTCGTTGCCTTAAACCTGATAAGTATGCTGTGAACCCCGCTTTGGCAGATCCATAAATATAATTTTCCTGCCTTCCCCTCTCTCCTGCTACCGAACTAATCCCAGCAATAAATCCTTCACCACGTTCAGTAAAATCATCTGCAACAATTTCTAAAATACTCACTGCACCATTGTAGTTCACATCCAGGCTCTTTTTAGCTTCTTCGAAATCATTCTGTGCCGTTTCCTGATCTCCCAGGTAGCCGAATGCCAGAACCACACCATTGGGTTTGTAAGTCAGTTTTTGGTAAAACGTTTTATGATTATCAAATGCGGCTGCATCAAACTCAAACGTTTTTACACGTACATTGTGCTTAATTTTAATATCTGATGCCATCTTATTCAGGTTCGATAAATTCCTGGAGGCAAGCATTAAGTTCCAATTGTTCGAAGCAAATTGATGAGCCGTTCCCACCGCGATATCACTATTTGCACCCAAAATTAATAGCCAACGATCGTTCATAAATTCAATCGGTTTGATTGGAGTGAGTTAAAAATTTTATTCATGCCATATTGATCCCTTATTGAACGGAATTCCTTAGCTTTTGAATACCCGGTATTAAAGATTTCCACACTCATTCTGGCATCTTTTGCAAGGTAAATGCGTCCACCTAAACCAGAAATTATTTTATCGAGGTCGTCCAGGATCTGGAATATTTTATCATCCACTTTAAAATCGAGCGCCAGCGTATATCCTTCCATTGGAAACGACAACAGGTTTTTATTTTCTTTTCCGAATAACTTTAAAACCCCGAGTGAAGAATACATATTTTTTTTCTGCAAATAATTGAGAACTTCTTTAATACCATCAAAACTGGTCTTCTTGGGAAGAACAAACTGGTACTGCAGGGGACCCTCTTCACCATATAGCCGGTTCCAGTTCTTCAAAATATCCAACGGATAAAAAAATGAATCTACAGTCGTCTCACTTCGGTTCTCACTCTTTAAATTTTTTTGATAATAAAGCTGATTAAACAGTTTTATACTCCATTTATTTAGTAGAAAACCAGGCAACTTGAGGGGCATATTCAATTTCCCGGGGGCTTTATACTCAAACTTATGATCCTCCTTAAAATGACCTACATTTAAGAGTCCTCTCCCCAATGAGCTGCCGGTCGCCGTACAATCAATCCAGGCAACGGAGTATGGTTCATTATAATATTCTTCAAACGCCTGAAAAATCTCCTTCAAACAGGCGGTCTTTATTGTTTGTTGGACAATTGTATTTGACTGAACGGATTGCAGGCTGATTGTGGCTTTCAGGATGATGCCTGTCAGCCCCATTCCACCACAAGTGGCATAAAACAGATCTTTGTTTTTA
Proteins encoded in this region:
- a CDS encoding ribonuclease H-like domain-containing protein; this encodes MFFVFDVETVPDFPFIRSIVNEPDLAEDDLLILASEELARNASGFLPPMYHRMISWVGLWVENGGKPVQKIGWHGDDEKEGLNKLFDALHTYKDFGLIHHNGRGFDLPLITYRAMKHNLQMPVRLNHYDIRYRFSKVNIDLMDEFSNYGASSYPKLKHLGQLIGVPFKQTAEGNEVLKMYRENKLEEIEHYCYEDVMATYVVWLQMKFTTGDISKDVFDNLNERAIGKLKEIQGRDE
- a CDS encoding SDR family oxidoreductase codes for the protein MNDRWLLILGANSDIAVGTAHQFASNNWNLMLASRNLSNLNKMASDIKIKHNVRVKTFEFDAAAFDNHKTFYQKLTYKPNGVVLAFGYLGDQETAQNDFEEAKKSLDVNYNGAVSILEIVADDFTERGEGFIAGISSVAGERGRQENYIYGSAKAGFTAYLSGLRQRLFKKNIHVLTIKPGFVKTKMTFGRDLPNILTASPEQVGKAIYKGVIKQKNVIYVYPVWRLIMLVIRLIPEPIFKRLDL
- a CDS encoding FAD-binding oxidoreductase — encoded protein: MKTSGWGRYPVIDSEVVRYNSDDSLFENIDGRNPVIPYGFGRSYGDSALSDTILKMRPAKRMLHFDPENGLLTCEAGVLLSEILETFLPRGWFLKVTPGTKYITIGGAIASDVHGKNHHQYGAFSEYVSEFSLMMPNGSIKACSRTKNKDLFYATCGGMGLTGIILKATISLQSVQSNTIVQQTIKTACLKEIFQAFEEYYNEPYSVAWIDCTATGSSLGRGLLNVGHFKEDHKFEYKAPGKLNMPLKLPGFLLNKWSIKLFNQLYYQKNLKSENRSETTVDSFFYPLDILKNWNRLYGEEGPLQYQFVLPKKTSFDGIKEVLNYLQKKNMYSSLGVLKLFGKENKNLLSFPMEGYTLALDFKVDDKIFQILDDLDKIISGLGGRIYLAKDARMSVEIFNTGYSKAKEFRSIRDQYGMNKIFNSLQSNRLNL
- a CDS encoding asparaginase; translation: MKKILLLQTGGTIAMHFDQNGNELDPDKWTDVLYGEMPELSKIAEIDIKNIFFEDSSDINRYHWQTLCEVIHKNFDDYDGFVILHGTDTMAYTASALSFALQNITKPVILTGSQVPMSNIRSDARRNLINSIELATLGIHEVAICFNDHLYRGNRSTKMSIGDFDAFASPNYPPLAEIGIRIELSEGLLENHPKQRQFFPAFDDSVQVLKIYPNLNPAYLNALDLNSTKAIILEAFGSGNIPGKGDYNLIPFVDNCIKQNCYVLINSQAPYDSVDLTHYASGKALKKIGAMSSGEMTMEATLTKTMNLLARNLSDSEFIDTFQQSIAGERLRVTLKRSRCFGFLQASRSFLVKNASRTFGRLKVQNFKTI